A region from the Pseudonocardia petroleophila genome encodes:
- a CDS encoding response regulator, whose protein sequence is MTRVLVVDDDPQILRALRINLTAHGYDVVVASDGGGALRAAADHHPDVVVLDLGLPDLDGTEVIAGLRGWTPVPIIVLSARVESTDKVRALDAGADDYVTKPFGMAELLARLRASVRRAAVATVDGEPVVDAGDFRVDLAAKKVVRDGAEVHLTPTEWGILELLVRHRGKLVGQRDLLRAVWGPGYGKETNYLRVYLAQLRRKLEVEPSRPRHLITEAGMGYRFEV, encoded by the coding sequence GTGACGCGCGTCCTCGTCGTCGACGACGACCCGCAGATCCTGCGCGCGCTGCGGATCAACCTCACCGCACACGGCTACGACGTCGTCGTCGCCTCCGACGGGGGCGGGGCGCTGCGCGCGGCCGCCGACCACCACCCCGACGTCGTGGTGCTCGACCTCGGCCTGCCCGACCTCGACGGCACCGAGGTGATCGCCGGGCTGCGCGGCTGGACCCCGGTGCCGATCATCGTGCTTTCGGCGCGGGTCGAGTCGACCGACAAGGTCCGGGCCCTCGACGCGGGCGCCGACGACTACGTGACCAAGCCGTTCGGGATGGCGGAGCTGCTCGCCCGGCTGCGGGCGTCGGTGCGGCGGGCCGCGGTGGCGACCGTCGACGGGGAGCCGGTCGTCGACGCGGGGGACTTCCGGGTCGACCTCGCCGCGAAGAAGGTCGTGCGCGACGGCGCCGAGGTGCACCTGACGCCGACCGAGTGGGGGATCCTCGAGCTCCTGGTGCGCCACCGCGGCAAGCTCGTGGGCCAGCGCGACCTGCTGCGCGCGGTGTGGGGGCCGGGTTACGGCAAGGAGACCAACTACCTGCGGGTCTACCTCGCGCAGCTGCGCCGCAAGCTGGAGGTGGAGCCGTCGCGGCCGCGGCACCTGATCACCGAGGCCGGCATGGGGTACCGGTTCGAGGTGTGA